A DNA window from Andrena cerasifolii isolate SP2316 chromosome 16, iyAndCera1_principal, whole genome shotgun sequence contains the following coding sequences:
- the LOC143377638 gene encoding exostosin-3-like: MGGSIFEMLPLYHHNGSGREICHWITHIKLSRIIMLTSAVLFIVPLFTHYYLSKVESDSPDRDIYRTFSTLEAFEDFTPMKASQLKMRIEEMLRIKVSVNNELRDLSAKRQRLQVEVSSLTQKIDELKQELLHQQTDLDRLKISVEQAQVAQREAVERNTPELAPPKRILMDSVPVILPNAIPHSCRMYNCFDHSRCALTSGFPVYLYDPDQYSVLNPGWDVDGFLKTTIKQTLGYNPHLTANAAEACIYIVPIGEALSTQRKGDKKYWNPIDTKKLHTLPYWGGDGRNHILLNLARRDLTVESGNIFSGVDTGRAVIVQSTFYRNQFREDFDLVVPPILGPPGGDVWQECAQMLPARRKYLLSFQGEMRSPKVTTMTHQTDDADVDLERLAVDENNLDTFIIQHLKDMSTGITLDKFFIQFECIPASEEKNLVEILDWSLCGTDSSRKAILKESTFALILAPSNASFITTSSMQARLYEALRSGSIPVFLGGDQILLSYNEVINWRRAAIFLPKARVTEMHFLLRAVPDTDLLSMRRQGRLIWERYLSTAQGAVDTIVAVIRDRLGIPPLPAPQAASPSVFNESFVPLKSDAIIAEPEAEESLGPLEPPYPSPAFKRNYTTMLLQGHEIWNDWVDPFYLYPQLPFDTVLPSDAKFLGSEVGFRPIGKGAGGAGKEFSEALGGNYPREQFTIVMLTYEREQVLINSLARFYGLPYLNKVLIVWNSPKPPMEDLKWPDIGVPIDVIKAPRNSLNNRFLPFDAIETEAVLSVDDDAHLRHDEIMFGFRVWREHRDRVVGFPGRFHAWDQNFHNAWNYNSNYSCELSMVLTGAAFIHKHYTYLYTHWLPQAIRDKVDEYMNCEDIAMNFLISHITRKPPVKVTSRWTFRCPGCPVSLSEDDTHFQERHKCINFFSQVFGYMPLLNTQYRADSILFKTRIPHDKQKCFKFI, from the exons ATGGGGGGCAGCATATTTGAAATGCTTCCATTGTACCATCACAATGGAagtggaagagaaatctgtCATTGGATAACGCATATCAAATTGTCCCGAATCATAATGCTAACTTCTGCAGTTTTATTTATTGTACCATTATTTACTCACTACTATTTGTCGAAA GTGGAATCTGACTCCCCGGACAGAGACATTTATCGTACGTTTTCCACATTGGAAGCATTTGAAGATTTTACTCCTATGAAAGCTTCTCAGTTGAAAATGAGAATAGAGGAGATGCTACGTATTAAAGTTTCTGTAAATAACGAGCTGAGGGACTTGAGCGCAAAGAGGCAGAGGCTTCAAGTTGAAGTCAGTAGTTTAACCCAGAAAATTGACGAACTGAAGCAGGAGCTATTGCATCAACAAACGGACCTCGATAGACTGAAGATCAGCGTCGAACAAGCGCAGGTTGCTCAGAGAGAGGCGGTAGAGAGAAATACGCCAGAATTGGCGCCACCTAAGCGTATATTAATGGATTCGGTTCCTGTAATATTACCAAACGCCATACCACATTCGTGTAGAATGTACAATTGCTTTGATCACAGTCGCTGCGCATTGACAAGTGGCTTCCCGGTATATCTATACGATCCGGATCAATATTCGGTACTGAATCCTGGCTGGGATGTTGATGGATTCTTGAAAACTACTATTAAGCAGACATTGGGGTACAATCCGCACCTCACTGCTAATGCAGCCGAAGCTTGTATATATATAGTACCCATAGGTGAAGCCCTTTCCACTCAACGGAAAGGCGATAAGAAGTATTGGAATCCTATAGATACAAAGAAATTACACACGCTTCCTTATTGGGGCGGTGATGGCAGAAATCACATTTTGTTAAACCTAGCACGCAGAGATCTGACAGTAGAATCTGGGAATATATTCAGTGGTGTAGACACAGGTAGAGCTGTGATAGTACAATCAACGTTTTATAGGAATCAATTCCGCGAGGATTTCGATCTGGTTGTTCCCCCAATTCTGGGACCCCCGGGTGGCGACGTGTGGCAAGAATGCGCTCAAATGTTGCCCgcgagaagaaaatatttattgtcTTTTCAAGGAGAAATGAGATCCCCAAAGGTCACAACCATGACACATCAAACAGATGACGCCGACGTAGATTTGGAAAGATTAGCGGTCGACGAGAATAATTTGGACACCTTTATTATCCAGCATCTTAAAGATATGAGCACTGGAATCACCTTGGACAAATTCTTCATTCAGTTCGAATGTATACCGGCTTCGGAGGAAAAGAACCTAGTAGAAATCCTTGACTGGTCTCTGTGTGGAACCGATTCCTCGAGGAAAGCTATATTAAAGGAATCCACGTTCGCTTTAATTCTAGCACCCAGTAACGCTTCGTTCATAACCACTTCGTCTATGCAAGCTAGACTGTACGAAGCTCTAAGATCGGGTTCGATCCCGGTTTTTTTAGGCGGCGACCAAATTTTATTGAGTTACAATGAAGTGATTAATTGGCGCCGAGCGGCGATCTTTCTGCCCAAG GCCAGAGTAACGGAAATGCATTTTCTGTTGCGCGCGGTTCCGGATACAGATCTTTTAAGTATGCGCAGACAGGGCAGGTTGATATGGGAACGTTATTTAAGTACTGCCCAGGGTGCGGTAGATACTATTGTAGCAGTAATTAGGGATAGGCTTGGTATACCTCCTTTACCAGCACCTCAAGCTGCCAGTCCAAGTGTCTTTAATGAAAGCTTTGTG CCTTTGAAATCTGATGCCATCATTGCGGAGCCGGAGGCTGAGGAAAGTTTGGGTCCCTTGGAGCCGCCCTATCCATCTCCCGCTTTCAAGAGAAATTATACCACGATGTTACTCCAGGGTCATGAGATCTGGAATGATTGGGTGGATCCATTCTATTTATACCCGCAGCTGCCCTTCGACACCGTCCTGCCCAGTGACGCGAAGTTTCTTG GATCCGAAGTGGGATTCAGGCCGATCGGTAAAGGGGCTGGGGGTGCAGGCAAAGAATTCAGTGAAGCTTTAGGGGGAAATTATCCAAGGGAACAGTTTACTATTGTAATGTTAACTTATGAACGAGAACAAGTCCTCATAAACTCTTTGGCTCGGTTTTATGGATTGCCATACTTGAATAAGGTTCTGATAGTGTGGAATAGCCCGAAACCACCCATGGAGGATTTAAAATGGCCAGATATTGGAGTTCCAATTGAC GTCATAAAAGCACCGAGGAATAGTTTGAACAACAGGTTTCTCCCGTTTGACGCTATTGAAACAGAAGCGGTCCTTTCAGTTGACGACGACGCACATTTACGACACGATGAAATTATGTTTGGATTCAG GGTATGGAGGGAACATCGAGATCGCGTAGTTGGATTTCCCGGTCGTTTCCACGCATGGGACCAGAATTTCCACAACGCCTGGAACTATAACTCTAATTACTCGTGCGAGCTGTCGATGGTTTTAACTGGCGCTGCATTCATTCATAAGCATTACACATATCTGTACACCCATTGGCTGCCGCAGGCTATACGCGATAAGGTTGATGAATATATGAATTGCGAGGATATTGCCATGAATTTCCTCATATCTCACATCACAAGGAAACCTCCAGtcaag GTCACATCACGTTGGACTTTCAGATGCCCTGGCTGTCCAGTCTCTCTCTCAGAGGATGATACTCATTTCCAGGAAAGGCACAAGTGCATTAACTTTTTCTCTCAG GTTTTTGGATATATGCCTCTTTTAAACACACAATATCGGGCAGATTCGATATTGTTCAAAACGAGGATACCGCACGATAAGcagaaatgttttaaatttatataa